The following proteins come from a genomic window of Castor canadensis chromosome 17, mCasCan1.hap1v2, whole genome shotgun sequence:
- the Dhx30 gene encoding ATP-dependent RNA helicase DHX30 isoform X4 yields the protein MFSLDSFRKDRAQHRQRQCKLPPPRLPPMCVNPAPGGTISRASRDLLKEFPQPKNLLNSVIGRALGISHAKDKLVYVHTNGPKKKKVTLHIKWPKSVEVEGYGSKKIDAERQAAAAACQLFKGWGLLGPRNELFDAAKYRVLADRFGSPADSWWRPEPTMPPNSWRQLNPESIRSGGPGLPRSLGREEEEDEEEELEEGTIDVTEFLSMTQQDSHTPLRDSRGGSFEMTDDDSAVRALTQFPLPKNLLAKVIQIATSSSTAKNLMQFHTVGTKTKLSTLTLLWPCPMTFVAKGRRKAEAENKAAALACKKLKSLGLVDRNNEPLTHAMYNLASLRELGETQRRPCTIQVPEPILRKIETFLNHYPVDSSWISPELRLQSDDILPLGKDSGPLSDPITGKPYMPLCETEEVRLSQNLLELWRRRGPIWQEAPQLPVDPHRDTILNAIEQHPVVVISGDTGCGKTTRIPQLLLERYVTEGRGARCNVIITQPRRISAVSVAQRVSHELGPSLRRNVGFQVRLESKPPARGGALLFCTVGILLRKLQSNPSLEGVSHVIVDEVHERDVNTDFLLILLKGLQRLNPSLRLVLMSATGDNERFSRYFGGCPVIKVPGFMYPVKEHYLEDILAKLGKHQYPHRHRHHESEDECALDLDLVTDLVLHIDARGEPGGILCFLPGWQEIKGVQQRLQEALGMHESKYLILPVHSNIPMMDQKAIFQQPPAGVRKIVLATNIAETSITVNDIVHVVDSGLHKEERYDLKTKVSCLETVWVSRANVIQRRGRAGRCQSGFAYHLFPRSRLEKMVPFQVPEILRTPLENLVLQAKIHMPEKTAVEFLSKAVDSPNIKAVDEAVILLQEIGVLDQREYLTTLGQRLAHISTDPRLAKAIVLAAIFRCLHPLLVVVSCLTRDPFSSSLQNRAEVDKVKALLSHDSGSDHLAFVRAVAGWEEVLRWQDRTSRENYLEENLLYAPSLRFIHGLIKQFSENIYEAFLVGKPSDCTLPSAQCNEYSEEEELVKGVLMAGLYPNLIQVRQGKVTRQGKFKPNSVTYRTKSGNILLHKSTINREATRLRSRWLTYFMAVKSNGSVFVRDSSQVHPLAVLLLTDGDVHIRDDGRRATISLSDSDLLRLEGDSRTVRLLRELRRALGRMVERSLRSELAALPLSVQQEHGQLLALLAELLRGPCGSFDVRKTADD from the exons aTCGGGCCCAGCACAGGCAACGTCAGTGCAAACTTCCCCCACCCCGCCTTCCACCCATGTGTGTCAATCCTGCCCCTGGAGGGACCATCTCTCGAG cTTCTAGGGACCTATTAAAAGAATTCCCACAGCCTAAAAACCTTCTCAACAGTGTGATTGGAAGAGCCCTTGGCATCTCACATGCAAAAGACAAACTAGTTTACGTGCACACAAATGGACCGAAGAAAAAG aAAGTCACCCTGCACATAAAGTGGCCCAAGAGTGTGGAGGTAGAAGGCTATGGCAGCAAGAAGATTGACGCTGAGCGTCAGGCTGCAGCTGCAGCCTGCCAGCTGTTCAAG GGCTGGGGTCTACTGGGTCCCCGGAATGAGCTGTTTGACGCAGCCAAATACCGAGTGCTAGCTGATCGCTTTGGCTCTCCAGCTGACAGCTGGTGGCGCCCAGAACCAACCATGCCCCCCAATTCCTGGCGGCAGCTGAATCCTGAGAGCATTCGGTCAGGAGGACCTGGCCTTCCCCGCTCCTTGGGccgagaggaagaagaggatgaggaggaagagcTAGAAGAGGGGACCATTGATGTTACTGAGTTCCTGTCCATGACCCAGCAGGACTCTCATACCCCACTCAGGGACTCAAG GGGAGGTTCCTTTGAAATGACAGATGATGACAGTGCTGTTAGGGCTCTGACCCAGTTCCCACTTCCCAAGAACCTTTTGGCCAAGGTGATTCAGATTGCAACGTCCTCCTCCACGGCTAAG AACCTCATGCAGTTCCATACTGTAGGCACCAAGACCAAGTTGTCTACACTTACTCTGCTCTGGCCCTGTCCCATGACCTTTGTTGCAAAAGGGCGCCGCAAAGCAGAGGCTGAGAATAAGGCGGCAGCCTTGGCCTGCAAGAAACTGAAG AGCCTGGGCCTGGTGGACAGAAACAACGAGCCACTTACCCATGCCATGTATAACCTGGCTTCTTTGCGTGAGTTGGGTGAGACCCAGCGGCGGCCGTGTACCATCCAGGTGCCTGAGCCCATCCTCCGCAAGATAGAGACCTTCCTGAACCAT TACCCCGTGGACAGTTCATGGATCTCTCCAGAACTCCGGTTGCAGAGTGATGACATCTTGCCCTTGGGCAAAGACTCAGGGCCCCTGAGTGACCCTATCACAGGCAAGCCCTATATGCCCCTGTGTGAAACAGAGGAGGTGCGCCTAAGCCAGAACCTGCTAGAGCTGTGGCGGCGGCGAGGGCCAATCTGGCAGGAGGCCCCGCAGCTACCTGTGGACCCACATCGGGACACTATCCTCAATGCTATTGAGCAGCATCCAGTGGTGGTCATCTCTGGGGACACAGGTTGTGGGAAGACCACGCGTATCCCCCAGCTGCTGCTGGAGCGCTATGTGACTGAGGGCCGGGGTGCCCGCTGCAATGTGATTATCACCCAACCTCGCCGCATCTCAGCTGTGTCTGTGGCACAGCGGGTCAGCCATGAACTGGGACCTTCCTTGCGCCGGAACGTGGGCTTCCAGGTGCGCTTGGAAAGCAAGCCCCCAGCCCGAGGTGGAGCGTTGCTCTTCTGCACTGTGGGCATCCTGCTGCGGAAGCTGCAGAGCAACCCCAGCCTGGAGGGTGTCAGCCATGTCATTGTGGACGAGGTCCATGAGCGGGATGTGAACACAGACTTCCTGCTGATTCTGCTCAAGGGCCTGCAGCGACTCAACCCATCCCTGCGTCTGGTGCTCATGAGTGCTACAGGTGATAATGAGCGCTTCTCCCGCTACTTTGGTGGCTGCCCTGTCATCAAGGTGCCTGGTTTCATGTATCCTGTCAAAGAGCACTACCTGGAGGACATCCTGGCCAAACTGGGCAAACACCAGTACCCACACCGGCACCGGCACCATGAG TCTGAGGATGAATGCGCACTTGATTTGGACCTCGTGACTGATCTGGTTCTGCACATTGATGCCCGTGGGGAACCAG GTGGGATCCTGTGCTTCCTGCCTGGTTGGCAGGAGATCAAAGGAGTGCAGCAACGCCTCCAGGAGGCTCTGGGCATGCATGAGAGCAAGTACCTCATCCTACCAG TGCACTCCAACATCCCCATGATGGACCAGAAGGCCATATTCCAGCAGCCCCCGGCTGGAGTGCGCAAGATTGTCTTGGCCACCAATATCGCTGAGACCTCCATCACAGTCAATGACATTGTGCATGTTGTGGATAGTGGGCTACACAAGGAGGAACGCTACGACCTGAAGACCAAG gtGTCCTGCCTGGAGACGGTGTGGGTATCAAGAGCAAATGTGATCCAGCGCCGGGGCCGGGCAGGCCGCTGCCAGTCAGGTTTTGCCTACCACTTGTTCCCACGGAGCCGGCTGGAGAAAATGGTTCCTTTCCAAGTGCCAGAGATCCTGCGCACGCCTCTTGAGAACCTGGTGCTGCAAGCCAAAATCCACATGCCTGAAAAGACG GCAGTGGAGTTCCTCTCCAAGGCCGTGGACAGTCCAAACATCAAGGCAGTAGATGAGGCCGTGATCTTGCTCCAAGAGATTG GTGTGCTGGACCAGCGGGAGTACCTGACTACCCTAGGGCAGCGCCTGGCCCACATCTCCACTGATCCCCGGCTAGCCAAGGCCATAGTGCTGGCTGCCATCTTCCGTTGCCTACACCCGCTGCTGGTGGTTGTTTCCTGTCTCACCCGGGACCCCTTCAGCAGTAGCCTGCAGAACAGGGCAGAGGTGGACAAG GTGAAGGCACTGTTGAGCCATGACAGTGGCAGTGACCACCTGGCCTTTGTGCGGGCTGTGGCCGGCTGGGAGGAGGTGCTGCGTTGGCAGGACAGAACCTCCCGGGAGAACTACCTGGAGGAAAACCTGCTCTATGCACCCAGCCTGCGCTTCATCCATG GGCTCATCAAACAGTTCTCAGAGAACATTTATGAGGCTTTCCTGGTGGGGAAGCCCTCGGACTGCACACTACCCTCTGCTCAGTGCAACGAGTACAGCGAGGAAGAGGAGCTGGTGAAGGGTGTGCTAATGGCTGGCCTCTACCCCAACCTCATCCAG GTGAGGCAGGGCAAGGTGACCCGGCAAGGGAAGTTCAAACCCAACAGTGTCACATATAGGACCAAATCTGGCAACATCCTACTGCACAAGTCAACTATTAACAG GGAGGCCACACGGTTACGGAGCCGATGGCTAACGTATTTTATGGCTGTCAAGTCCAATGGTAGCGTCTTCGTACGGGACTCCTCCCAGGTGCACCCACTAGCTGTGCTGCTCCTGACTGATGGGGACGTCCACATCCGTG aCGATGGGCGTCGTGCCACCATTTCACTGAGTGATAGTGACCTGCTGCGGCTGGAGGGTGACTCACGAACTGTACGGCTGCTGAGGGAGCTGCGGCGGGCCCTGGGCCGCATGGTGGAGCGGAGCCTCCGCAGTGAGCTGGCTGCACTCCCCCTCAGTGTGCAGCAGGAGCACGGGCAGCTGCTTGCGCTGCTGGCGGAGCTGCTGCGAGGACCCTGTGGCAGCTTTGATGTGCGCAAGACAGCTGATGACTGA
- the Dhx30 gene encoding ATP-dependent RNA helicase DHX30 isoform X2, translating to MDLKDSAPGFQLSLLARNVQPGLIQKRSGPAQATSVQTSPTPPSTHVCQSCPWRDHLSRLNVNISNMAASRDLLKEFPQPKNLLNSVIGRALGISHAKDKLVYVHTNGPKKKKVTLHIKWPKSVEVEGYGSKKIDAERQAAAAACQLFKGWGLLGPRNELFDAAKYRVLADRFGSPADSWWRPEPTMPPNSWRQLNPESIRSGGPGLPRSLGREEEEDEEEELEEGTIDVTEFLSMTQQDSHTPLRDSRGGSFEMTDDDSAVRALTQFPLPKNLLAKVIQIATSSSTAKNLMQFHTVGTKTKLSTLTLLWPCPMTFVAKGRRKAEAENKAAALACKKLKSLGLVDRNNEPLTHAMYNLASLRELGETQRRPCTIQVPEPILRKIETFLNHYPVDSSWISPELRLQSDDILPLGKDSGPLSDPITGKPYMPLCETEEVRLSQNLLELWRRRGPIWQEAPQLPVDPHRDTILNAIEQHPVVVISGDTGCGKTTRIPQLLLERYVTEGRGARCNVIITQPRRISAVSVAQRVSHELGPSLRRNVGFQVRLESKPPARGGALLFCTVGILLRKLQSNPSLEGVSHVIVDEVHERDVNTDFLLILLKGLQRLNPSLRLVLMSATGDNERFSRYFGGCPVIKVPGFMYPVKEHYLEDILAKLGKHQYPHRHRHHESEDECALDLDLVTDLVLHIDARGEPGGILCFLPGWQEIKGVQQRLQEALGMHESKYLILPVHSNIPMMDQKAIFQQPPAGVRKIVLATNIAETSITVNDIVHVVDSGLHKEERYDLKTKVSCLETVWVSRANVIQRRGRAGRCQSGFAYHLFPRSRLEKMVPFQVPEILRTPLENLVLQAKIHMPEKTAVEFLSKAVDSPNIKAVDEAVILLQEIGVLDQREYLTTLGQRLAHISTDPRLAKAIVLAAIFRCLHPLLVVVSCLTRDPFSSSLQNRAEVDKVKALLSHDSGSDHLAFVRAVAGWEEVLRWQDRTSRENYLEENLLYAPSLRFIHGLIKQFSENIYEAFLVGKPSDCTLPSAQCNEYSEEEELVKGVLMAGLYPNLIQVRQGKVTRQGKFKPNSVTYRTKSGNILLHKSTINREATRLRSRWLTYFMAVKSNGSVFVRDSSQVHPLAVLLLTDGDVHIRDDGRRATISLSDSDLLRLEGDSRTVRLLRELRRALGRMVERSLRSELAALPLSVQQEHGQLLALLAELLRGPCGSFDVRKTADD from the exons aTCGGGCCCAGCACAGGCAACGTCAGTGCAAACTTCCCCCACCCCGCCTTCCACCCATGTGTGTCAATCCTGCCCCTGGAGGGACCATCTCTCGAG GCTGAACGTTAACATTTCCAACATGGCAG cTTCTAGGGACCTATTAAAAGAATTCCCACAGCCTAAAAACCTTCTCAACAGTGTGATTGGAAGAGCCCTTGGCATCTCACATGCAAAAGACAAACTAGTTTACGTGCACACAAATGGACCGAAGAAAAAG aAAGTCACCCTGCACATAAAGTGGCCCAAGAGTGTGGAGGTAGAAGGCTATGGCAGCAAGAAGATTGACGCTGAGCGTCAGGCTGCAGCTGCAGCCTGCCAGCTGTTCAAG GGCTGGGGTCTACTGGGTCCCCGGAATGAGCTGTTTGACGCAGCCAAATACCGAGTGCTAGCTGATCGCTTTGGCTCTCCAGCTGACAGCTGGTGGCGCCCAGAACCAACCATGCCCCCCAATTCCTGGCGGCAGCTGAATCCTGAGAGCATTCGGTCAGGAGGACCTGGCCTTCCCCGCTCCTTGGGccgagaggaagaagaggatgaggaggaagagcTAGAAGAGGGGACCATTGATGTTACTGAGTTCCTGTCCATGACCCAGCAGGACTCTCATACCCCACTCAGGGACTCAAG GGGAGGTTCCTTTGAAATGACAGATGATGACAGTGCTGTTAGGGCTCTGACCCAGTTCCCACTTCCCAAGAACCTTTTGGCCAAGGTGATTCAGATTGCAACGTCCTCCTCCACGGCTAAG AACCTCATGCAGTTCCATACTGTAGGCACCAAGACCAAGTTGTCTACACTTACTCTGCTCTGGCCCTGTCCCATGACCTTTGTTGCAAAAGGGCGCCGCAAAGCAGAGGCTGAGAATAAGGCGGCAGCCTTGGCCTGCAAGAAACTGAAG AGCCTGGGCCTGGTGGACAGAAACAACGAGCCACTTACCCATGCCATGTATAACCTGGCTTCTTTGCGTGAGTTGGGTGAGACCCAGCGGCGGCCGTGTACCATCCAGGTGCCTGAGCCCATCCTCCGCAAGATAGAGACCTTCCTGAACCAT TACCCCGTGGACAGTTCATGGATCTCTCCAGAACTCCGGTTGCAGAGTGATGACATCTTGCCCTTGGGCAAAGACTCAGGGCCCCTGAGTGACCCTATCACAGGCAAGCCCTATATGCCCCTGTGTGAAACAGAGGAGGTGCGCCTAAGCCAGAACCTGCTAGAGCTGTGGCGGCGGCGAGGGCCAATCTGGCAGGAGGCCCCGCAGCTACCTGTGGACCCACATCGGGACACTATCCTCAATGCTATTGAGCAGCATCCAGTGGTGGTCATCTCTGGGGACACAGGTTGTGGGAAGACCACGCGTATCCCCCAGCTGCTGCTGGAGCGCTATGTGACTGAGGGCCGGGGTGCCCGCTGCAATGTGATTATCACCCAACCTCGCCGCATCTCAGCTGTGTCTGTGGCACAGCGGGTCAGCCATGAACTGGGACCTTCCTTGCGCCGGAACGTGGGCTTCCAGGTGCGCTTGGAAAGCAAGCCCCCAGCCCGAGGTGGAGCGTTGCTCTTCTGCACTGTGGGCATCCTGCTGCGGAAGCTGCAGAGCAACCCCAGCCTGGAGGGTGTCAGCCATGTCATTGTGGACGAGGTCCATGAGCGGGATGTGAACACAGACTTCCTGCTGATTCTGCTCAAGGGCCTGCAGCGACTCAACCCATCCCTGCGTCTGGTGCTCATGAGTGCTACAGGTGATAATGAGCGCTTCTCCCGCTACTTTGGTGGCTGCCCTGTCATCAAGGTGCCTGGTTTCATGTATCCTGTCAAAGAGCACTACCTGGAGGACATCCTGGCCAAACTGGGCAAACACCAGTACCCACACCGGCACCGGCACCATGAG TCTGAGGATGAATGCGCACTTGATTTGGACCTCGTGACTGATCTGGTTCTGCACATTGATGCCCGTGGGGAACCAG GTGGGATCCTGTGCTTCCTGCCTGGTTGGCAGGAGATCAAAGGAGTGCAGCAACGCCTCCAGGAGGCTCTGGGCATGCATGAGAGCAAGTACCTCATCCTACCAG TGCACTCCAACATCCCCATGATGGACCAGAAGGCCATATTCCAGCAGCCCCCGGCTGGAGTGCGCAAGATTGTCTTGGCCACCAATATCGCTGAGACCTCCATCACAGTCAATGACATTGTGCATGTTGTGGATAGTGGGCTACACAAGGAGGAACGCTACGACCTGAAGACCAAG gtGTCCTGCCTGGAGACGGTGTGGGTATCAAGAGCAAATGTGATCCAGCGCCGGGGCCGGGCAGGCCGCTGCCAGTCAGGTTTTGCCTACCACTTGTTCCCACGGAGCCGGCTGGAGAAAATGGTTCCTTTCCAAGTGCCAGAGATCCTGCGCACGCCTCTTGAGAACCTGGTGCTGCAAGCCAAAATCCACATGCCTGAAAAGACG GCAGTGGAGTTCCTCTCCAAGGCCGTGGACAGTCCAAACATCAAGGCAGTAGATGAGGCCGTGATCTTGCTCCAAGAGATTG GTGTGCTGGACCAGCGGGAGTACCTGACTACCCTAGGGCAGCGCCTGGCCCACATCTCCACTGATCCCCGGCTAGCCAAGGCCATAGTGCTGGCTGCCATCTTCCGTTGCCTACACCCGCTGCTGGTGGTTGTTTCCTGTCTCACCCGGGACCCCTTCAGCAGTAGCCTGCAGAACAGGGCAGAGGTGGACAAG GTGAAGGCACTGTTGAGCCATGACAGTGGCAGTGACCACCTGGCCTTTGTGCGGGCTGTGGCCGGCTGGGAGGAGGTGCTGCGTTGGCAGGACAGAACCTCCCGGGAGAACTACCTGGAGGAAAACCTGCTCTATGCACCCAGCCTGCGCTTCATCCATG GGCTCATCAAACAGTTCTCAGAGAACATTTATGAGGCTTTCCTGGTGGGGAAGCCCTCGGACTGCACACTACCCTCTGCTCAGTGCAACGAGTACAGCGAGGAAGAGGAGCTGGTGAAGGGTGTGCTAATGGCTGGCCTCTACCCCAACCTCATCCAG GTGAGGCAGGGCAAGGTGACCCGGCAAGGGAAGTTCAAACCCAACAGTGTCACATATAGGACCAAATCTGGCAACATCCTACTGCACAAGTCAACTATTAACAG GGAGGCCACACGGTTACGGAGCCGATGGCTAACGTATTTTATGGCTGTCAAGTCCAATGGTAGCGTCTTCGTACGGGACTCCTCCCAGGTGCACCCACTAGCTGTGCTGCTCCTGACTGATGGGGACGTCCACATCCGTG aCGATGGGCGTCGTGCCACCATTTCACTGAGTGATAGTGACCTGCTGCGGCTGGAGGGTGACTCACGAACTGTACGGCTGCTGAGGGAGCTGCGGCGGGCCCTGGGCCGCATGGTGGAGCGGAGCCTCCGCAGTGAGCTGGCTGCACTCCCCCTCAGTGTGCAGCAGGAGCACGGGCAGCTGCTTGCGCTGCTGGCGGAGCTGCTGCGAGGACCCTGTGGCAGCTTTGATGTGCGCAAGACAGCTGATGACTGA
- the Dhx30 gene encoding ATP-dependent RNA helicase DHX30 isoform X1 — MAAARRLMAMAVGVSLRLRPPDPRAAGRQRRSRGLSSSFVRPDGTKEAAEAESEVAPGEPREGDGSMVNASRDLLKEFPQPKNLLNSVIGRALGISHAKDKLVYVHTNGPKKKKVTLHIKWPKSVEVEGYGSKKIDAERQAAAAACQLFKGWGLLGPRNELFDAAKYRVLADRFGSPADSWWRPEPTMPPNSWRQLNPESIRSGGPGLPRSLGREEEEDEEEELEEGTIDVTEFLSMTQQDSHTPLRDSRGGSFEMTDDDSAVRALTQFPLPKNLLAKVIQIATSSSTAKNLMQFHTVGTKTKLSTLTLLWPCPMTFVAKGRRKAEAENKAAALACKKLKSLGLVDRNNEPLTHAMYNLASLRELGETQRRPCTIQVPEPILRKIETFLNHYPVDSSWISPELRLQSDDILPLGKDSGPLSDPITGKPYMPLCETEEVRLSQNLLELWRRRGPIWQEAPQLPVDPHRDTILNAIEQHPVVVISGDTGCGKTTRIPQLLLERYVTEGRGARCNVIITQPRRISAVSVAQRVSHELGPSLRRNVGFQVRLESKPPARGGALLFCTVGILLRKLQSNPSLEGVSHVIVDEVHERDVNTDFLLILLKGLQRLNPSLRLVLMSATGDNERFSRYFGGCPVIKVPGFMYPVKEHYLEDILAKLGKHQYPHRHRHHESEDECALDLDLVTDLVLHIDARGEPGGILCFLPGWQEIKGVQQRLQEALGMHESKYLILPVHSNIPMMDQKAIFQQPPAGVRKIVLATNIAETSITVNDIVHVVDSGLHKEERYDLKTKVSCLETVWVSRANVIQRRGRAGRCQSGFAYHLFPRSRLEKMVPFQVPEILRTPLENLVLQAKIHMPEKTAVEFLSKAVDSPNIKAVDEAVILLQEIGVLDQREYLTTLGQRLAHISTDPRLAKAIVLAAIFRCLHPLLVVVSCLTRDPFSSSLQNRAEVDKVKALLSHDSGSDHLAFVRAVAGWEEVLRWQDRTSRENYLEENLLYAPSLRFIHGLIKQFSENIYEAFLVGKPSDCTLPSAQCNEYSEEEELVKGVLMAGLYPNLIQVRQGKVTRQGKFKPNSVTYRTKSGNILLHKSTINREATRLRSRWLTYFMAVKSNGSVFVRDSSQVHPLAVLLLTDGDVHIRDDGRRATISLSDSDLLRLEGDSRTVRLLRELRRALGRMVERSLRSELAALPLSVQQEHGQLLALLAELLRGPCGSFDVRKTADD, encoded by the exons ATGGCGGCTGCCAGGAGGCTCATGGCGATGGCGGTAGGCGTCTCTCTGCGCCTGCGGCCGCCGGATCCCCGCGCTGCCGGGCGACAGAGACGGTCGCGCGGCCTCTCATCAAGCTTCGTCCGCCCCGACGGCACCAAAGAGGCCGCTGAGGCCGAGTCAGAGGTGGCTCCTGGTGAGCCCAGGGAAGGCGACGGAAGCATGGTGAACG cTTCTAGGGACCTATTAAAAGAATTCCCACAGCCTAAAAACCTTCTCAACAGTGTGATTGGAAGAGCCCTTGGCATCTCACATGCAAAAGACAAACTAGTTTACGTGCACACAAATGGACCGAAGAAAAAG aAAGTCACCCTGCACATAAAGTGGCCCAAGAGTGTGGAGGTAGAAGGCTATGGCAGCAAGAAGATTGACGCTGAGCGTCAGGCTGCAGCTGCAGCCTGCCAGCTGTTCAAG GGCTGGGGTCTACTGGGTCCCCGGAATGAGCTGTTTGACGCAGCCAAATACCGAGTGCTAGCTGATCGCTTTGGCTCTCCAGCTGACAGCTGGTGGCGCCCAGAACCAACCATGCCCCCCAATTCCTGGCGGCAGCTGAATCCTGAGAGCATTCGGTCAGGAGGACCTGGCCTTCCCCGCTCCTTGGGccgagaggaagaagaggatgaggaggaagagcTAGAAGAGGGGACCATTGATGTTACTGAGTTCCTGTCCATGACCCAGCAGGACTCTCATACCCCACTCAGGGACTCAAG GGGAGGTTCCTTTGAAATGACAGATGATGACAGTGCTGTTAGGGCTCTGACCCAGTTCCCACTTCCCAAGAACCTTTTGGCCAAGGTGATTCAGATTGCAACGTCCTCCTCCACGGCTAAG AACCTCATGCAGTTCCATACTGTAGGCACCAAGACCAAGTTGTCTACACTTACTCTGCTCTGGCCCTGTCCCATGACCTTTGTTGCAAAAGGGCGCCGCAAAGCAGAGGCTGAGAATAAGGCGGCAGCCTTGGCCTGCAAGAAACTGAAG AGCCTGGGCCTGGTGGACAGAAACAACGAGCCACTTACCCATGCCATGTATAACCTGGCTTCTTTGCGTGAGTTGGGTGAGACCCAGCGGCGGCCGTGTACCATCCAGGTGCCTGAGCCCATCCTCCGCAAGATAGAGACCTTCCTGAACCAT TACCCCGTGGACAGTTCATGGATCTCTCCAGAACTCCGGTTGCAGAGTGATGACATCTTGCCCTTGGGCAAAGACTCAGGGCCCCTGAGTGACCCTATCACAGGCAAGCCCTATATGCCCCTGTGTGAAACAGAGGAGGTGCGCCTAAGCCAGAACCTGCTAGAGCTGTGGCGGCGGCGAGGGCCAATCTGGCAGGAGGCCCCGCAGCTACCTGTGGACCCACATCGGGACACTATCCTCAATGCTATTGAGCAGCATCCAGTGGTGGTCATCTCTGGGGACACAGGTTGTGGGAAGACCACGCGTATCCCCCAGCTGCTGCTGGAGCGCTATGTGACTGAGGGCCGGGGTGCCCGCTGCAATGTGATTATCACCCAACCTCGCCGCATCTCAGCTGTGTCTGTGGCACAGCGGGTCAGCCATGAACTGGGACCTTCCTTGCGCCGGAACGTGGGCTTCCAGGTGCGCTTGGAAAGCAAGCCCCCAGCCCGAGGTGGAGCGTTGCTCTTCTGCACTGTGGGCATCCTGCTGCGGAAGCTGCAGAGCAACCCCAGCCTGGAGGGTGTCAGCCATGTCATTGTGGACGAGGTCCATGAGCGGGATGTGAACACAGACTTCCTGCTGATTCTGCTCAAGGGCCTGCAGCGACTCAACCCATCCCTGCGTCTGGTGCTCATGAGTGCTACAGGTGATAATGAGCGCTTCTCCCGCTACTTTGGTGGCTGCCCTGTCATCAAGGTGCCTGGTTTCATGTATCCTGTCAAAGAGCACTACCTGGAGGACATCCTGGCCAAACTGGGCAAACACCAGTACCCACACCGGCACCGGCACCATGAG TCTGAGGATGAATGCGCACTTGATTTGGACCTCGTGACTGATCTGGTTCTGCACATTGATGCCCGTGGGGAACCAG GTGGGATCCTGTGCTTCCTGCCTGGTTGGCAGGAGATCAAAGGAGTGCAGCAACGCCTCCAGGAGGCTCTGGGCATGCATGAGAGCAAGTACCTCATCCTACCAG TGCACTCCAACATCCCCATGATGGACCAGAAGGCCATATTCCAGCAGCCCCCGGCTGGAGTGCGCAAGATTGTCTTGGCCACCAATATCGCTGAGACCTCCATCACAGTCAATGACATTGTGCATGTTGTGGATAGTGGGCTACACAAGGAGGAACGCTACGACCTGAAGACCAAG gtGTCCTGCCTGGAGACGGTGTGGGTATCAAGAGCAAATGTGATCCAGCGCCGGGGCCGGGCAGGCCGCTGCCAGTCAGGTTTTGCCTACCACTTGTTCCCACGGAGCCGGCTGGAGAAAATGGTTCCTTTCCAAGTGCCAGAGATCCTGCGCACGCCTCTTGAGAACCTGGTGCTGCAAGCCAAAATCCACATGCCTGAAAAGACG GCAGTGGAGTTCCTCTCCAAGGCCGTGGACAGTCCAAACATCAAGGCAGTAGATGAGGCCGTGATCTTGCTCCAAGAGATTG GTGTGCTGGACCAGCGGGAGTACCTGACTACCCTAGGGCAGCGCCTGGCCCACATCTCCACTGATCCCCGGCTAGCCAAGGCCATAGTGCTGGCTGCCATCTTCCGTTGCCTACACCCGCTGCTGGTGGTTGTTTCCTGTCTCACCCGGGACCCCTTCAGCAGTAGCCTGCAGAACAGGGCAGAGGTGGACAAG GTGAAGGCACTGTTGAGCCATGACAGTGGCAGTGACCACCTGGCCTTTGTGCGGGCTGTGGCCGGCTGGGAGGAGGTGCTGCGTTGGCAGGACAGAACCTCCCGGGAGAACTACCTGGAGGAAAACCTGCTCTATGCACCCAGCCTGCGCTTCATCCATG GGCTCATCAAACAGTTCTCAGAGAACATTTATGAGGCTTTCCTGGTGGGGAAGCCCTCGGACTGCACACTACCCTCTGCTCAGTGCAACGAGTACAGCGAGGAAGAGGAGCTGGTGAAGGGTGTGCTAATGGCTGGCCTCTACCCCAACCTCATCCAG GTGAGGCAGGGCAAGGTGACCCGGCAAGGGAAGTTCAAACCCAACAGTGTCACATATAGGACCAAATCTGGCAACATCCTACTGCACAAGTCAACTATTAACAG GGAGGCCACACGGTTACGGAGCCGATGGCTAACGTATTTTATGGCTGTCAAGTCCAATGGTAGCGTCTTCGTACGGGACTCCTCCCAGGTGCACCCACTAGCTGTGCTGCTCCTGACTGATGGGGACGTCCACATCCGTG aCGATGGGCGTCGTGCCACCATTTCACTGAGTGATAGTGACCTGCTGCGGCTGGAGGGTGACTCACGAACTGTACGGCTGCTGAGGGAGCTGCGGCGGGCCCTGGGCCGCATGGTGGAGCGGAGCCTCCGCAGTGAGCTGGCTGCACTCCCCCTCAGTGTGCAGCAGGAGCACGGGCAGCTGCTTGCGCTGCTGGCGGAGCTGCTGCGAGGACCCTGTGGCAGCTTTGATGTGCGCAAGACAGCTGATGACTGA